The Aspergillus fumigatus Af293 chromosome 5, whole genome shotgun sequence nucleotide sequence GCAAACTCCTGGTCTCTGATCACCTACCCGAAATATCAGCACCGCCCCCAAGATCAATACCAGACACCAACAAAACAACATCAGTAACTTACAATATACAGCGGCTCAATCACCGCCCAAGGAGGACAAAGACAATGAGGACACTCCGCCCGGGTGCGAGTCGAACCAAGCGACCCAGCCAAGTGACAGTCCTTGTCATCGCAGCGCTCCTTCGCCCCAGTCGGGTCATTGATGATCTCCAGGCAGGCGAGATAGACTATGACTTCGACGACGTGCTTGGGGAAAGCAACGCAGCCGGTGGGTTTGTGGTAGACGGGAAGGTATTCGCACATTTTTTTGGCTGTGACCGGGTTCCGATTTCGTTTAGCTGCTCGCTCCAGACCAGGTTAAGGATTGTTCTACAGTAGAATGGAAGACAGAGTCGCAGACTCGAGACTGTATGTGTAAGAGAGAAATTACTCTGGTCTTTAGGGTCACGTTAGTTGTATGCTACGCAGACACCGGCAGCAGCGGAATCGGAAGCGGCATACCTTGCTAACACTGCGGAGACGAGGCAAATTATACAGCGCAAAGATGACCCAGCCCGCTACCAGCTCAGAGAAGCAGTTAGAGAATAAAAAGGTAGGAAGGCAAGAGAATAGAAGATAACCTTCTTGATGGCGGATAGACAAgagcagagaagagaaggagacaAGATGAGGAACCGAGAGTGAGAGAATAAGAAGATGTCTGAGATGGCGATCCCCACCATTCACTACATGGCCCACCTCATTAAACAATTTCAACCTCAATGTCTTACCTCCCTCGTCTCTTCTTACAGATCGAAGTACAAGATGCCCGCGTTGACGTTGAACCCCATCTCGATATACTTCCTAATCAGTATACTTCTGCAGTTCACAAAGCTGAACGCTTATTGGTTAATAATGCGACGCTAACTGAGCGCTAAATAGCACGTGCTGCACCTTAAGCTGATGGCGCTAAACTGTTTTAGTGAGGATAACGTGTGTAATTTATGTTGTAACAATTTAGTAATCTTTCAGCCACATTACCCCCCAGGTACACTTGTAAATTCGCAATAGCTGCGCCACCTGGCCGGACGACGGGTGCATAAAGTATGGAGTAGTCAAAATCAAAAAATGATAGAATCAAGCGATAGGATTTATTCAGTGATATGTACAGGTTAAGGAAAGGATATCATGCTGAACTCATAAACGTCTCTCAATTCTAATATAGCAAGAAGGGAAAACGAATCATCCACAGCAATCGTTAGGCAATACAAATTCGTGGTATAGAATCTCTTGACAACCGGACATCTGGAAAGACATACATCTCTAGAGCCCTTGAAAAGCCCTCGCGAAAAAAAATAACGTAGGATATAACTCCTCAAAGCCGCCACAAGAATCCGCTCCAAAAGGGTCCAGGAAGATCCAGTATGGATGGTAAGTGAATCAACGAGAGAAATGGGGCCGGCAAGCTAGGGTGTCGTTGGACATTCACTGGACTTGGCTGACGATCTCGCTTGCGCGGCTCAGGCTCTCCACCATCTGCTGGCACTCCTTCCGTCGGCGAATGGTGTAATCGCTCTCCTTGAGCAATTCGTCCAGCTCGTTATTACGGTACATCTGCTCGAGCAGTTCACGTTGCATTTCATCTTTGGTGAACCTGGGACCAAAAGTTAGCACAAACATTAGTCGAAGCTGTCGATGCCACTTACTGAACGAGGGTGTACATGATGGCCTTGGGAACCATGTCGATCATAGTGCGCTTGACAATGTTAAAGTATGAAGTGATAAGAAGCTCTATGTGTGTATTAGTTTCCGTTTGACTTGGCCGACTTTTGTTCTAAACTTACTGATCACCTCGACCTCTGTGGCCTCACGCTCGGAAAGAGTGGCCGATGCCTTGAGAGTGGGTGGCGGAGGCTCCATGgcagccatcttcttcttgttcttaGATGCCCAGAAACTGCCAAAGAATCCAGAACCACTGTTCTCTGTGGCGGCTACGGCATCGACCGACGGGCTGTTTGCACGAGGAGGCAGAGGTTTGCCCGTCTTCGGGTCCACCTGTGTAGGCTTGCTCGCTTGCTGGCGTTCATTGACAATTGCCATAGCCTGCATTCTGTCAGGATCGTTGACAAAAGAAATTGGGACCAAACGTCACTTACACGATGCCCGTTGAGGAAATCGGGGTGTCCAGTGTTGATGTAGCAGGCCTCCATCGAGATCAAATCGTGGACAAGCTTGTTTGTCGGCTCCATGCACTTTTTGAAAAAGTTAATGACAACAGCATggaacttctccttgagcatgGGGTATCTCCGGAAGAGCTGCTTGTTGAGAAGCTGACCCAGAATGCGCACAAGTTCGTCGTACACCAGCGAGATGCACTTCAAACTGGGGTCCTCCAATCTCTTGATCTGCTGCTTGACAATCAACTCGAAGGCAGTCGTTCCGACGAAAAGCGCAGGAGACGAGCCAGAAGAGTTGTAAAGGATTGTTCGAATGTCAATATCCTTCACCTGGTCGAATGGATCCACGGCCTTGATACCGTTCGAGTACAGTTCGTGGAACACGAAGCTGATACGGGCTCCACCAGAAAGCTCCACGCTGGACAGTTCCTGGTTGTTTCCCTCCAGAACCGTGCGATACTCGTTGCTGAATTCCGTAATGATGTTAAGGATGATATTAGCGCTGTTTCCGAGCATCGAGTCGCCAAGCTGGGAGAGCTCGGCCGTGTACTTCTGGAGCGAGGAGGAAATTCTGGCTTTGATATCGGGCAAGGTCTGCTTGATGTGCATCATAAGGATCTAGCGAACGGAGGGTCAGCTAAGGCTCCACGGTGATATGATTCGGCCAATAATACATACCAAGTTCAGCTTTCTGGCAAGGTACGGTGTTCCGCAGTACGAAGCCTTGTTCCGATAAGCCTTGTGGCTCTCGAAGAAGTTCTTCTCGTGCTCTAGTGCGTATGAGATGGGACGCTTGTTCTCAATATCACGCTGGCCACGGTTGACCACAGGGACGTAACCCAGCCGCAAAGGGATAATCCTGCCCGCAAGAATATCCACTACATCCGTACCCTCGTCCATCAGATCGACCTTGGTTAGCACTCCGATAGTGCGCTGACCCTCGGGGTCCACCTCGCGCGCCAGCTTCAACCCGTCCGAGTTGGCAAGATCCTGGTTGGCAGAGGTAACGGCCAAGATGATCGCGTTGGGCTTGCTGATGTACTTGAGAACCATATCCCTGATCTGCCGTTCAATATCTTTGGGCTGGTCGCCGACTGGGACCTTGGTGAGACCGGGCAAATCGACCAGTGTGAGAGTCAGGACATTGGGGGAGTAGATTCGCAAGTTGATAGGCGCTGGAGAGATACCAGCATTGCGACCGACTTTCTGTTCAGTTTCCCGCACAATCTCCTCACGAATCTTGTTGAAGTCGTAAAACTTCTGTCCAGGGATGTGGAGGAACTCGCCGTATTCGTCGACATTCGCTTCGCTGTCCGTAGTTTCTAgcttttcctccttgacTCCGTTCGTTACCGAGTTTCTTGAAGGTCTGTTGATGAGCTGTAGGATGAGGGGTCTCCGAGTCACGATTCCCGATCCACGAGGGAGGCTGGAGCAGCGGGCAACCTTGATTAGCGACGACTCACAGCATTGAACGCAGGCGCAGGAACAGTTAACTTACAAGTCCCTGCCAACGATATTCTCAAGAACTGAACTCTTGCCACTGGATTGCGAGCCTACCACTACAATCTGTGGCAGATCAATGGGGTTGTGAACCTAACCAGACAAGCGGTGTCAGTATCCTATAGAGGGGCTCGCAGGATCAAAGCAGACAGTATCTCTAAAAAGTGGATGAGACACTTACACCGACTGTCGAAAACACATCTTGGAGTTTGTTCACCAGTGAAATCAAGCCGGGATCATTAACGTTTATACTGCCAAAAATCATATAAGTTAGCTAACGTTTTCGGAGCTTGGCCTGGGGGGGAAACAGGGGCATGCGCACGAGGTTGTTGTCGGGCTTGCCATGGTTGGCAACTGTGTAGAGAAAACGATCGCACAGAACTATTTCTGAAGTAGAACAGAAGATTTCAATTCAAGAAGGATAAGACTCGAGTGTACGGCCTTTGTTTGGAGGGAGTTGTGATTGTGGGTAGGAGGAGCGGGAAGAGTTGGGATTGCGGCCAAGTGTAGAGTTTCGGTTGTGGTCCAGATCAATATAGAAATAGATGGGCAACAGAGGTATGATAGCATCAACTTATAGACACTGCACCGGCCACGATACTCCTTGTATCTATCCTAGGAGTAAAGGTCTTCAGTACTAGTTATTATGGAATACACGGAGCACGATCTTTTACAGATGTGCAGACTAACATTGTCGCTCACAAGGACCATTGCTGCACCCGTCATGTGGTTGTGGCCACCCGAGACCGCTTTAACAGTGGTGCCTAACATCAGTCACCGACATTGCGATCTAACAGGCATCAAGCTCTGTACGCATCATGAGGTATTTTACGATATGAAAGCCTCTTATATCTCATCCCTACCACTTCTTTTCTACAGAGAATCCGCTCTAGTTATTGGTGCGAGAGACAAGATAAACTTGGTGCCATTTATGTGCACATGGATATAGCTCTAATTCAGAAATCAAGTGTATAAATAAAATCACAAAGGGCTCGACAGTAGGCACTAGGTTGCGGAACAAGAAAAGTCAAATAAGTACAGAGACATAAACTTGCTACATGTAGGCTTCTAATAAACATGAAAGAAAATATCGCCTCTCCGGACGTTCGTCTCCTTACTCGTCCGACACTGAAGCGAACCTCTCCGACATGGTCTGAAGGATCTTCTCATACTGTGTAGAATGGTCAGTGGCGAGAGACTACCGATTTTGATAGGGAAAACTGGACTAACCTTCTCTGTGACCGCGGCCTCGTTGTCTGGAATCTCAAACTTCATGCTACGCAAAGAGGTCTGAATGTCAGCTGTGGCATCACGGACCTTGCTCCAGCTCTGTCCCTGAGCAATGGCCTTCTGGGCTTCATCGTGGAAGCCCATGAAAGCCTTCATCATATACTCGGTCTTCCACAGAGGACAGAACTGATCATAGTCACTGTAACCGTTCTGCTGCAGGAAGTCATCCTTTACCATGGCTGCGACGTCCAGAGTGATCTTGTCCGAGTCACCGAGGGCCGCCTTACCGACCAATTGCACAACCTGGTCTAGATCCTCAGACTTGGACAACAGCTCGCGGATCTGGTCTCGTAGACGTGGGAATTCGGGATGATGCTTTTCGTAGAACTTGTCCAGAATGGCCGTGTACTTGCTGTATGAAATCGATGTATTGATAGAGGGGAAGTGTTTCCGTTGAGCAAGTTTTTTGTCGAGACCCCAGAATACCTGCACGATACCCAGCGTGCTACTGGTGACGGGGTCGGAGAAATCACCACCAGGAGGGCTGACGGCACCGACGATACTGACACTGCCATTTCTCTCGGGGCTTCCGAGAGCGATACACTTGCCAGCACGTTCATAGAAGGAGGCGAGCTTGGCACCTAGGTAGGCGGGGAAACCCTGGTCTGCAGGCATCTCTCCCAGACGACCAGAAAGTTCACGCAAAGCCTCGGCCCAGCGAGAGGAAGAGTCCGCCATCATAGCCACGTTCTTTCCCTGGTCACGGAAGTATTCGGCGATCGTGATACCGGTGTAAATGGAAGCTTCACGGGCGGCGACAGGCATGTTCGATGTGTTGGCGATCAGGCATGTACGCTTCATGATGGGCTCTTTGCGACCTTCAACATCGATGGACAGCTAAGTAAAGAGTTTCGTCAGCGTGCGATCATCTTAACAGAGGTCTCGAGTCCCGTACCTCTGGGAAATCCATCAGAACTTCCGCCATCTCGTTACCCCGCTCACCACAACCGACATATACAATGATATCACTGTTTGAAAATTTGGAGACACTCTGAGAAATGACAGTCTTTCCGCAACCAAAAGCTCCCGGGATACAAACAGTACCTCCTTGTACACTAGGGAACAAAGAGTCCAGCACTCTctggccgacgatgaaggGCGCATCGGACGGCAGCTTCTCGTTGACCGGCCTGGGCACACGAACAGGCCAAGAGTGCATCATACCATGTTCCGACTTCTGACCGTTGAATTCAATCTCCAGGAGCTTCTCTTCAACGGTGTATTGGCCAGCAGGAGCTATCCGGGTAATGGTACCTCTAGCGCGCGGGGGAAGGAGAATCTTGTGGTCGTTGAACAAGCTATTTTCAAAGACGGTGCCCCAAATGTCACCACCGGTGATGTGGTCGCCGACCTTAAACTTGCCGGGTTTAAAGTCCCACTTCTTTTTGCGATCCAAGGCATTCACTGCAATACCTCGGGGAATGTAGATGCCCTTCGAATGAGCAGCGATCTCCTTCAGGGGTCGCTGAATACCATCATAGATTGTTTCCAACAGACCAGGACCAAGCTCGACCGAGAGAGGCTTGCCCGTACGCATAACAGGATCACCAACCGTTAGACCAGCTAGAGGGTGAAAGAGGAAAACGTTAGAGTCATAGTTGCCAGTAATAGTTCGTCCCAGTGTAGATGCGGAGCTGTACCTGTCTCCTCGTATACCTGAATGGTAGCCTTATCTCCATCGAGTCGAATGACCTCACCAACCAACTGATCGTGTCCGACTCTGCACTGAAGTAGCAAAAGAATTCCAGTCAGCTAAACTAACCTCGACATTATCCTGAAGTGAAGCGTCAATAATGACCTACCAGCTCATACATGGCACAGCCGATCATGTGCTCGGCCACCACGACAGGGCCAGATATGGAGAAAATGATGCCATGCTGGTCCTCACCAGTCTTGTCCTTACCAGAAGGAGCCATTATTCGTACAACTGGTGTGTGTATAGATGAAGAGGGCGGGGATGAGGCGAGCTCGATGTTGCTATTGCTGCTACTGGAGCTAGAGGTCGTTGAAGTGGGCGAAACGGGGAGCGGTGGCAGTTCGTCTGTTGCGGGCGGTGATGACGGCTTAGATTCGGACAGATCAACCACGCCGCGACTGGCAATCAGGTCCAGCAAGGAGGGGCGTGCTTTGAGTCGAGGTCTACCCAGACCCAGCATCAACTTCGTAAGAGGGACAGACTTTTGATACAGGGAGATACATATGTCGCAATGCGCTCAAACTTCCACGGGATCTGATGGGATCGTAAGTTTACTCAGCCATCCTAGAGAGCGGGCTTGGTCTTGTCTTTGTCCCAGTCATGTATTGGCACTAAAATCAAAACAAGTGCTGATTATCAAGATCTCTGCTACCACTATCTAGCATTTGGCCGTTTACTTTCAGCTTTTCTGGTGCAC carries:
- a CDS encoding dynamin-like GTPase vpsA; translated protein: MASPTTTSINVNDPGLISLVNKLQDVFSTVGVHNPIDLPQIVVVGSQSSGKSSVLENIVGRDFLPRGSGIVTRRPLILQLINRPSRNSVTNGVKEEKLETTDSEANVDEYGEFLHIPGQKFYDFNKIREEIVRETEQKVGRNAGISPAPINLRIYSPNVLTLTLVDLPGLTKVPVGDQPKDIERQIRDMVLKYISKPNAIILAVTSANQDLANSDGLKLAREVDPEGQRTIGVLTKVDLMDEGTDVVDILAGRIIPLRLGYVPVVNRGQRDIENKRPISYALEHEKNFFESHKAYRNKASYCGTPYLARKLNLILMMHIKQTLPDIKARISSSLQKYTAELSQLGDSMLGNSANIILNIITEFSNEYRTVLEGNNQELSSVELSGGARISFVFHELYSNGIKAVDPFDQVKDIDIRTILYNSSGSSPALFVGTTAFELIVKQQIKRLEDPSLKCISLVYDELVRILGQLLNKQLFRRYPMLKEKFHAVVINFFKKCMEPTNKLVHDLISMEACYINTGHPDFLNGHRAMAIVNERQQASKPTQVDPKTGKPLPPRANSPSVDAVAATENSGSGFFGSFWASKNKKKMAAMEPPPPTLKASATLSEREATEVEVIKLLITSYFNIVKRTMIDMVPKAIMYTLVQFTKDEMQRELLEQMYRNNELDELLKESDYTIRRRKECQQMVESLSRASEIVSQVQ
- a CDS encoding H(+)-transporting V1 sector ATPase subunit A codes for the protein MLGLGRPRLKARPSLLDLIASRGVVDLSESKPSSPPATDELPPLPVSPTSTTSSSSSSNSNIELASSPPSSSIHTPVVRIMAPSGKDKTGEDQHGIIFSISGPVVVAEHMIGCAMYELCRVGHDQLVGEVIRLDGDKATIQVYEETAGLTVGDPVMRTGKPLSVELGPGLLETIYDGIQRPLKEIAAHSKGIYIPRGIAVNALDRKKKWDFKPGKFKVGDHITGGDIWGTVFENSLFNDHKILLPPRARGTITRIAPAGQYTVEEKLLEIEFNGQKSEHGMMHSWPVRVPRPVNEKLPSDAPFIVGQRVLDSLFPSVQGGTVCIPGAFGCGKTVISQSVSKFSNSDIIVYVGCGERGNEMAEVLMDFPELSIDVEGRKEPIMKRTCLIANTSNMPVAAREASIYTGITIAEYFRDQGKNVAMMADSSSRWAEALRELSGRLGEMPADQGFPAYLGAKLASFYERAGKCIALGSPERNGSVSIVGAVSPPGGDFSDPVTSSTLGIVQVFWGLDKKLAQRKHFPSINTSISYSKYTAILDKFYEKHHPEFPRLRDQIRELLSKSEDLDQVVQLVGKAALGDSDKITLDVAAMVKDDFLQQNGYSDYDQFCPLWKTEYMMKAFMGFHDEAQKAIAQGQSWSKVRDATADIQTSLRSMKFEIPDNEAAVTEKYEKILQTMSERFASVSDE